A part of Kitasatospora acidiphila genomic DNA contains:
- a CDS encoding M16 family metallopeptidase, with the protein MHVDLKPGPPATRVARPYVFPEVIRRGPLIAADLPGCPIGYAALLFDHGVLHEPAGKEGVLQLLFAAVREGGERLGRDELAFELEGMGATWSTTVGDDFVLVATVAPTAALVPAVRVIAETVRRPRLAADAVARIRDGQLSALAANWSKPGRRQEAALARVLYQSGRQAVPLRGTVASVGSITPGFLSEYHRHHIAGTGRLVLAGDLAGIDLDMVVEAGAALGGPMALGEAVAAGAPRSVPRPAVGRDFVVVDRPGAVGARIALAHHVPVDAASVHAPLTVACHVLGGTTHSRLARELRDRRGQVYEVSAGLQLTSRSGVFSVRTQTGTETAGEVVATVLQEIETLRRGGVTADEFEAARALLTGQFPIAYLTPQAVGIALGCLASLGGTDDFHSRKYRELASLDRTSVNEAAGNQLSSSDLTVVVEGEARPLLASLHSAGLGPVRTDDEGRA; encoded by the coding sequence GTGCACGTCGACCTGAAACCCGGGCCACCCGCGACGCGAGTCGCGCGGCCCTACGTCTTCCCCGAGGTGATCCGCCGCGGTCCGCTGATCGCGGCCGACCTGCCCGGGTGCCCCATCGGGTACGCCGCGCTGCTCTTCGACCACGGGGTGCTGCACGAGCCGGCCGGCAAGGAGGGCGTGCTCCAGCTGCTCTTCGCGGCGGTGCGCGAGGGTGGGGAGCGGCTCGGGCGGGACGAGCTGGCCTTCGAGCTGGAGGGGATGGGGGCCACCTGGTCCACGACGGTGGGGGACGACTTCGTCCTGGTCGCCACCGTCGCGCCGACGGCTGCCCTGGTACCGGCCGTGCGTGTCATCGCGGAGACCGTGCGCCGTCCCCGGCTCGCAGCGGATGCGGTCGCCCGGATCCGGGACGGCCAACTGTCCGCCCTCGCCGCGAACTGGTCGAAACCCGGTCGGCGCCAGGAGGCCGCGCTGGCCCGGGTGCTCTACCAAAGCGGACGGCAGGCCGTGCCGCTGCGCGGGACGGTGGCCTCGGTGGGCTCGATCACGCCCGGCTTCCTGAGCGAGTACCACCGGCACCACATCGCCGGAACGGGCCGACTGGTGCTGGCCGGTGACCTCGCAGGCATCGACCTCGACATGGTCGTCGAGGCGGGCGCGGCGCTCGGCGGGCCGATGGCGCTCGGCGAGGCGGTGGCGGCCGGCGCCCCGCGGTCCGTCCCCCGGCCGGCCGTGGGGCGGGACTTCGTGGTCGTCGACCGGCCCGGTGCGGTGGGCGCGCGGATCGCGCTGGCCCATCATGTCCCGGTCGACGCCGCCTCCGTGCACGCTCCGCTGACGGTGGCGTGCCACGTGCTGGGCGGCACCACCCACTCCAGGCTGGCCCGGGAGCTGCGCGACCGCCGGGGACAGGTCTACGAGGTGTCCGCCGGACTGCAGCTGACCAGCCGATCGGGCGTCTTCTCGGTGCGGACGCAGACCGGCACCGAGACCGCCGGCGAGGTGGTCGCGACCGTGCTCCAGGAGATCGAGACCCTGCGCCGAGGCGGCGTCACGGCGGACGAGTTCGAAGCCGCTCGCGCCCTGCTGACCGGTCAGTTCCCGATCGCCTACCTCACGCCGCAGGCGGTGGGCATCGCCCTCGGCTGCCTGGCGTCGCTGGGCGGCACTGACGACTTCCACTCCCGGAAGTACCGAGAACTGGCCTCACTCGACCGGACTTCGGTGAACGAGGCCGCAGGAAACCAGCTGAGCAGTTCGGACCTGACCGTGGTGGTGGAGGGAGAGGCCCGGCCGTTGCTGGCGAGCCTGCACTCCGCCGGACTGGGTCCGGTCAGAACCGACGACGAAGGAAGGGCCTGA
- a CDS encoding ABC transporter ATP-binding protein, whose product MAKRLKPVQPLLPLLRATDLRVSAGGRQLLAVPSVSVPAGGCLGLVGVNGSGKSTLLKALAGLLRPDQGTVLLDDRPVREHELSFRQQVGVFLDDAACFPDLTVAEHVRMVATAHGLGPTAAERCEQVLDLLSLRHRADAFPDTLSAGQRQLLLLSAVLVRPARLLLLDEPEQRLDTGARERLADVLRKTMADGTAIVMAVHDRQLLGRLADQVLVLDDGRVVYHGPTAEVINRGATPWH is encoded by the coding sequence ATGGCCAAGCGCCTCAAACCAGTTCAGCCACTTCTACCGCTCCTGCGGGCGACCGACCTGCGGGTCAGCGCGGGCGGCCGGCAGTTGCTCGCCGTACCGTCCGTCAGCGTGCCGGCGGGCGGCTGCCTCGGACTGGTCGGCGTCAACGGGTCCGGCAAGTCCACGCTGCTCAAGGCGCTCGCCGGGCTGCTCCGCCCGGACCAGGGCACCGTGCTGCTGGACGACCGCCCGGTCCGGGAGCACGAGCTCAGCTTCCGGCAGCAGGTGGGCGTCTTCCTGGACGACGCCGCGTGCTTCCCCGACCTCACCGTGGCCGAGCACGTGCGGATGGTCGCCACCGCCCACGGGCTCGGCCCGACCGCCGCCGAACGCTGCGAGCAGGTGCTGGACCTGCTGAGCCTGCGGCACCGGGCGGACGCCTTCCCCGACACCCTCTCCGCCGGGCAGCGCCAACTGCTGCTGCTCTCCGCCGTGTTGGTCCGCCCGGCCCGGCTGCTCCTGCTGGACGAACCGGAGCAGCGGCTGGACACCGGCGCCCGGGAACGCCTGGCGGACGTGCTGCGCAAGACCATGGCCGACGGCACGGCGATCGTCATGGCCGTCCACGACCGGCAGTTGCTCGGCCGGCTCGCCGACCAGGTGCTGGTACTGGACGACGGCCGCGTGGTCTACCACGGTCCGACCGCAGAAGTGATCAACCGGGGTGCCACGCCATGGCACTGA
- a CDS encoding DUF6297 family protein, producing the protein MALTERQLIADTARETVEELRRTRARRMVRPVGDRTQRIWIALITAALLVCMVAGPVGTLSKAAGAVLAHAQHGRLPGLLVGLTTLATAGLLRLSLWLGPIVLPAPELSWLLPLPVDRRWLLRPRLSAALLAAGTAGAVLGAACGAMAASGGRPSPVGIGLAMAVGLLLAWLTAAIGVLAEGSARWARLVRAGSTLLGLAGLADLLAGHRPVLSDVLAASGPWGWAGRAIGGTAGGSAPVPLLAALALAGVTALAVTAADRSLATLPTGDLALRSRAAGRAHIGLLLLDFRQIALVAQAAARARRTGPGLRLPMPRSRLLILPWRDATALLRRPGRLVAAAAWSAGTVALLHATRLWAAQTHPDPLTAAWLGSLLSLGPYLAAAALVEPAREETDRPARTALLPFTPARIALSHLVVPTALMALLGAAAATATALLIGAPPVVLLAVLLLLTAGAPAGIGAALLGAYRGPLRYELMAVSADPYGAVPFVLWYCAPALVTVAVAAPLLWHAATATTLTAGTALAQFAVSAALAIALTVWRVISSVSRQTAP; encoded by the coding sequence ATGGCACTGACGGAGCGTCAACTCATTGCGGACACCGCCCGGGAGACGGTCGAGGAGCTGCGGCGCACCCGGGCCCGGCGGATGGTGCGTCCGGTCGGCGATCGCACCCAGCGGATCTGGATCGCCCTGATCACCGCCGCGCTGCTGGTGTGCATGGTGGCCGGGCCGGTCGGCACCCTGTCCAAGGCGGCCGGTGCGGTGCTCGCGCACGCCCAACACGGCCGACTCCCCGGGCTGTTGGTCGGCCTCACCACGCTGGCCACGGCCGGGCTGCTCCGGCTGTCGCTCTGGCTCGGCCCGATCGTGCTGCCCGCGCCGGAACTCAGCTGGCTGCTGCCGCTTCCGGTGGACCGCCGCTGGCTGCTGCGACCGCGCCTGTCGGCGGCGCTGCTCGCCGCCGGGACGGCCGGCGCCGTGCTGGGCGCGGCGTGCGGGGCGATGGCCGCATCGGGGGGCCGTCCGAGCCCGGTCGGAATCGGGCTCGCCATGGCGGTCGGCCTGCTGCTGGCCTGGCTGACCGCGGCCATCGGCGTGCTGGCCGAGGGTTCGGCGCGCTGGGCCCGGCTGGTGCGGGCCGGCTCCACGCTGCTCGGCCTGGCGGGCCTCGCCGACCTGCTGGCCGGCCACCGGCCGGTGCTGTCCGACGTCCTGGCCGCCTCCGGCCCGTGGGGCTGGGCGGGCCGGGCGATCGGCGGCACGGCGGGCGGCTCCGCTCCGGTCCCGCTGCTCGCCGCCCTGGCCCTGGCCGGCGTCACCGCCCTGGCCGTCACCGCCGCCGACCGCTCACTGGCCACCCTGCCGACCGGCGATCTGGCGCTCCGCTCCCGGGCGGCCGGCCGGGCCCACATCGGCCTGCTGCTGCTCGACTTCCGGCAGATCGCGCTGGTCGCCCAGGCCGCCGCCCGCGCCCGGCGGACCGGCCCCGGGCTGCGGCTCCCGATGCCCCGCTCCCGGCTGCTGATCCTGCCCTGGCGCGACGCCACCGCCCTGCTGCGGCGCCCCGGCCGCCTGGTCGCCGCCGCGGCCTGGTCGGCCGGCACCGTCGCACTGCTGCACGCGACCCGCCTGTGGGCAGCACAGACCCACCCCGACCCGCTGACCGCCGCCTGGCTGGGCAGCCTGCTGAGCCTCGGGCCGTACCTGGCGGCCGCCGCGCTGGTGGAACCCGCCCGCGAGGAGACCGACCGGCCGGCCCGCACCGCCCTGCTCCCGTTCACCCCGGCCCGGATCGCCCTGTCCCACCTGGTGGTGCCGACCGCCCTGATGGCGCTGCTCGGCGCGGCGGCCGCCACCGCGACCGCGCTGCTGATCGGCGCCCCGCCCGTCGTGCTGCTCGCCGTGCTGCTGCTCCTCACCGCGGGCGCCCCCGCCGGCATCGGCGCCGCCCTGCTGGGCGCCTATCGCGGACCGCTGCGCTACGAGCTGATGGCCGTCTCCGCGGACCCGTACGGTGCGGTCCCGTTCGTCCTCTGGTACTGCGCCCCGGCCCTGGTCACGGTCGCCGTGGCCGCCCCGCTGCTCTGGCACGCCGCCACCGCCACGACCCTGACCGCCGGCACCGCCCTCGCGCAGTTCGCCGTCTCCGCCGCCCTGGCCATCGCGCTCACCGTCTGGCGCGTCATCAGCTCGGTGAGCCGCCAGACCGCACCCTGA
- a CDS encoding ABC transporter ATP-binding protein — MADQAQADEPTSVPVWRVLALFRPHFGRVAAMLTLVLLSSAVAMASPFLLRQILDVALPERRIGLLSMLAGAMVTVTAVSGALGVFQSYLSTVIGQLVMCDLRSAVYTHLQRLSLSFFTRTHTGEVQSRIANDIGGADTVVTSVLTGLVGNAASVAASLTAMMLLDWQLSLASLALLPFVIWVNRRVGQERRALATERQEQMAVLSTLVEETLSISGFLLGRLMGRSRQLSERFAAESKTLGEIAVRTTMAGRWRQSGLQVVVAAMPVLIYWVAGLVDGHGSAAITVGTLVAFTTLQQSLLNPAIQLIQLGTAVQVSLSLFGRVFEYLDLPVEVSEPGDPVPLPRARGDIRFENVSFGYGENPVLRDITIDVPAGTSLAVVGPTGAGKSTLGYLVLRLYDATVGRVTIDGVDVRDLDFATISRTVGMVSQDTHLFHTSVAENLRFGKPDATEAELVAAAELAQIHELIAGLPDGYDTVVGERGHRFSGGEKQRLAIARTMLRNPPVLLLDEATSALDTRTERAVQEALAELAKNRTTITIAHRLTTIENADQIVVLGRGRVLERGTHQELAALGGEYSALLAGTSRVATVAGS; from the coding sequence ATGGCGGATCAGGCCCAGGCGGACGAGCCCACCTCGGTGCCCGTGTGGCGGGTGCTCGCCCTGTTCCGCCCGCACTTCGGCCGGGTGGCGGCCATGTTGACGCTGGTGCTGCTCTCCTCGGCCGTGGCGATGGCCTCGCCGTTCCTGCTGCGGCAGATCCTGGACGTGGCGCTGCCGGAGCGCCGGATCGGCCTGCTCAGCATGCTGGCCGGGGCGATGGTCACCGTGACCGCGGTCAGCGGAGCCCTTGGCGTGTTCCAGTCCTACCTGTCGACGGTGATCGGACAGCTGGTCATGTGCGACCTGCGGTCCGCCGTCTACACGCACCTGCAACGGCTGTCGCTCTCGTTCTTCACCAGGACCCACACCGGCGAGGTGCAGTCCCGGATCGCCAACGACATCGGCGGCGCGGACACCGTGGTGACCAGCGTACTCACCGGCCTGGTCGGCAACGCCGCCAGTGTGGCCGCCAGCCTGACCGCGATGATGCTGCTCGACTGGCAGCTGTCGCTGGCCTCGTTGGCGCTTCTGCCCTTCGTCATCTGGGTCAACCGGCGGGTGGGCCAAGAGCGTCGGGCCCTGGCGACGGAGCGTCAGGAGCAGATGGCGGTGCTGTCCACTCTGGTGGAGGAGACACTGTCGATCTCCGGCTTCCTGCTCGGGCGGCTGATGGGCCGCAGCCGCCAGCTGAGTGAGCGGTTCGCGGCGGAGTCGAAGACGCTCGGCGAGATCGCCGTCCGCACCACCATGGCCGGGCGGTGGCGGCAGTCCGGCCTGCAGGTCGTGGTCGCCGCCATGCCGGTGCTGATCTACTGGGTCGCCGGCCTGGTCGACGGTCACGGTTCCGCGGCGATCACGGTCGGCACCCTGGTGGCCTTCACCACGCTGCAGCAGTCCCTGCTCAACCCGGCTATCCAGCTCATCCAGCTCGGTACGGCGGTGCAGGTCTCGCTGTCGCTCTTCGGCCGGGTCTTCGAGTACCTCGACCTGCCGGTGGAGGTGTCCGAGCCCGGCGACCCGGTTCCGCTGCCGCGGGCGCGCGGCGACATCAGGTTCGAGAACGTCTCCTTCGGCTACGGCGAGAACCCGGTGCTGCGCGACATCACGATCGACGTTCCGGCGGGGACGAGCCTGGCCGTGGTCGGTCCGACCGGCGCCGGCAAGTCCACCCTCGGCTACCTGGTGCTGCGGCTCTACGACGCCACCGTCGGCCGGGTGACGATCGACGGGGTCGATGTCCGGGACCTCGACTTCGCCACGATCTCGCGCACCGTCGGGATGGTGTCGCAGGACACCCACCTCTTCCACACGAGCGTCGCCGAGAATCTGCGGTTCGGCAAACCCGACGCCACCGAAGCGGAACTGGTCGCGGCGGCCGAACTGGCCCAGATCCACGAGCTGATCGCAGGGCTGCCCGACGGCTACGACACGGTCGTCGGCGAGCGTGGCCACCGCTTCTCGGGTGGGGAGAAGCAGCGGCTGGCAATCGCCCGGACGATGCTCAGGAACCCGCCCGTGCTGCTCCTCGACGAGGCCACCAGCGCACTGGACACCCGCACCGAGCGAGCGGTCCAGGAGGCCCTGGCCGAGCTGGCGAAGAACCGCACCACCATCACGATCGCCCATCGGCTCACCACGATCGAGAACGCCGACCAGATCGTCGTCCTGGGCCGGGGACGGGTGCTGGAGCGGGGCACGCACCAGGAACTGGCCGCCCTCGGCGGCGAGTACAGCGCACTGCTGGCCGGGACCTCCCGGGTGGCGACCGTGGCCGGCAGCTGA
- a CDS encoding phosphatase PAP2 family protein: protein MTNSAVHLAFDGSGIDGSLFTAVTDFARGTRWLNTPIDLWTNAGLGVFAVLMVIGWWNARRRDNSTMTLAMAAPVAVGFAFAVAEVAKKLVAEARPCYGLPHDYFVDACPAPSDYAFPSGHSTTAFATVAALWALDRRLSVIAAAFAVFEGFTRVYLGDHYPTTWSAPPSSPSPSPIWPAGSWAASPFRWWPGCARARCPRC from the coding sequence ATGACCAACTCCGCGGTCCACCTCGCCTTCGACGGCTCCGGTATCGACGGCTCGCTGTTCACCGCCGTCACCGACTTCGCGCGCGGCACGAGGTGGCTCAACACCCCGATCGACCTGTGGACCAACGCGGGGCTCGGGGTGTTCGCGGTGCTCATGGTGATCGGCTGGTGGAACGCCCGTCGCCGCGACAACTCCACCATGACCCTCGCGATGGCCGCGCCGGTGGCCGTGGGCTTCGCCTTTGCCGTCGCCGAGGTGGCGAAGAAGCTGGTCGCCGAGGCGCGACCCTGCTACGGGCTGCCGCACGACTACTTCGTCGACGCCTGCCCCGCCCCGAGCGACTACGCCTTCCCGAGCGGCCACTCCACCACCGCCTTCGCCACCGTGGCCGCCCTGTGGGCGCTCGACCGGCGCCTGTCGGTGATCGCCGCCGCCTTCGCGGTGTTCGAGGGCTTCACCCGCGTCTACCTCGGCGACCACTACCCCACGACGTGGTCGGCGCCGCCATCCTCGCCCTCCCCGTCGCCTATCTGGCCAGCCGGATCCTGGGCCGCATCGCCCTTCCGCTGGTGGCCCGGCTGCGCACGGGCGCGCTGTCCCCGGTGCTGA
- a CDS encoding tyrosine-type recombinase/integrase has product MGHVFQQLVRDHNLPPVRLHDLRHGAASMALSAHVDLKVIQHQVGHASVVTTTDMYVSVMPQTAHEGAEATARLLRDAAREYVRGQRSKPSSRKQPPGSGGAIA; this is encoded by the coding sequence GTGGGGCACGTCTTCCAGCAACTGGTGCGCGACCATAACCTTCCGCCGGTACGGCTTCACGACCTCCGCCACGGCGCCGCCAGCATGGCCTTGAGCGCCCACGTCGACTTGAAGGTCATCCAGCACCAGGTCGGACACGCCAGCGTCGTCACCACCACGGACATGTACGTGTCCGTCATGCCCCAGACCGCCCACGAAGGCGCGGAAGCCACCGCCCGGCTCCTCCGGGACGCCGCCCGGGAGTACGTCCGTGGCCAGCGGAGCAAACCATCATCCCGCAAGCAGCCTCCGGGGTCTGGTGGAGCGATTGCGTAG
- a CDS encoding site-specific integrase, which translates to MRQGGYPTKRAAQDALRRLTEPAARRRSRLSTATWLDRWLTGADERLRPTTVRGYRRHVEQYLAPLLGRVPLRGLTYADIELAFARITQKHIAAGRKPLSASTVRRIQASLRAALAAAVNAGLIDHNPARDLDLPRERRPQPHGWTDSLVDQWRQTGARPAVAVWTPLQTAQFLHLISDHRLHTLYRLYATRGLRRGEALALRWSDIDFDRRVLTVERQLQKLAGGVITVCEPKSRAGRRQIALDHDTIRSLRAQQRRQEADKTAAGDKWVTADTSSPTPGAARWRPTTWGTSSSNWCATITFRRYGFTTSATAPPAWP; encoded by the coding sequence TTGCGCCAGGGCGGATACCCGACCAAGAGAGCGGCGCAGGATGCACTGCGGCGGCTGACCGAACCCGCGGCTCGGCGGCGTTCCCGGCTGAGTACCGCCACGTGGCTGGACCGGTGGCTGACGGGCGCCGATGAACGCCTTCGTCCGACGACCGTGCGCGGCTACCGCAGGCACGTCGAGCAGTACCTGGCTCCACTGCTCGGGCGGGTTCCCCTGCGCGGACTGACCTACGCGGACATCGAGTTGGCGTTCGCAAGGATCACGCAGAAGCACATCGCCGCCGGCCGCAAGCCGCTCAGCGCGAGCACAGTTCGGCGCATCCAGGCATCGCTGCGCGCGGCTCTCGCCGCCGCGGTCAACGCCGGGCTGATCGACCACAACCCGGCCCGCGATCTCGATCTGCCCAGGGAGCGGCGCCCGCAGCCGCACGGCTGGACAGACTCCCTCGTCGATCAGTGGCGCCAGACCGGCGCGCGCCCCGCGGTCGCGGTGTGGACGCCACTCCAGACAGCGCAGTTCCTCCACCTCATCAGCGATCACCGCCTGCACACCCTCTACCGCCTGTACGCGACCCGGGGCCTGCGTCGCGGTGAGGCGCTCGCACTTCGTTGGAGCGACATCGACTTCGACCGCCGTGTGCTGACTGTGGAGCGTCAGCTGCAGAAGCTCGCGGGCGGAGTGATCACCGTCTGCGAGCCGAAAAGCAGAGCCGGTAGACGCCAGATCGCGCTCGACCACGACACCATCCGCTCACTGCGGGCCCAGCAGCGCCGCCAGGAGGCCGACAAGACCGCAGCGGGCGACAAGTGGGTGACGGCGGATACGTCTTCGCCGACCCCCGGGGCGGCCCGTTGGCGCCCGACCACGTGGGGCACGTCTTCCAGCAACTGGTGCGCGACCATAACCTTCCGCCGGTACGGCTTCACGACCTCCGCCACGGCGCCGCCAGCATGGCCTTGA
- a CDS encoding DUF3303 family protein, whose protein sequence is MRVLLTVQMDTEKANKAITGKTLAHTMKSVFERIKPEAAYFGTKDGMRTAYVVFELDEPSDIPTVAEPFFQDLGAKVTFMPVMNFDEVQAGLQKVGAS, encoded by the coding sequence ATGAGGGTGCTGCTGACGGTCCAGATGGACACCGAGAAGGCGAACAAGGCGATCACGGGCAAGACGCTGGCCCACACCATGAAGTCGGTCTTCGAGCGGATCAAGCCGGAGGCTGCGTACTTCGGAACGAAGGACGGGATGCGTACCGCCTACGTCGTCTTCGAGCTCGATGAGCCGTCCGACATCCCGACCGTCGCTGAGCCGTTCTTCCAGGACCTTGGTGCCAAGGTGACCTTCATGCCGGTGATGAACTTCGACGAGGTCCAGGCCGGCTTGCAGAAGGTCGGGGCGAGCTGA
- a CDS encoding cupin domain-containing protein, translating into MRVADVANGAEPFELARLLHPVDLADFRQEYWERKPLLVQREDRDYYAELMTLAEYDRMLSLAGGNLEHLRVVQDGKETPVSELGSGSSETALESVYARYRDGATIVMNSIQARFASMNRLTRSLGSEIGARIQVNSYLTPATSRGFAPHYDTHDVFIVQVYGSKRWQLFESPLALPLRSQPFDRSQAEPALAQEFELRAGDVLYLPRGTVHAGTATGEASLHLTVGVHPILWANVLAEAMQQLVETDVRYRAGLPMGFTNSAEIQRRLRETVAELAAELPSKLALDDAVARTITRGVAINAPVLQGHLLDLERVDEVSLETKLRRRPDLQWRLTVDEETVHLSFHGKTVRLPAHVADEVRYAAHESGAPLTAAAIPGELDEPGRLVLVRKLLSEGFLTFA; encoded by the coding sequence ATGCGTGTTGCTGATGTGGCGAATGGGGCGGAGCCCTTCGAGCTGGCGCGGCTGCTCCACCCGGTCGACCTGGCGGACTTCCGGCAGGAGTACTGGGAGCGGAAGCCGCTGCTGGTGCAGCGGGAGGACCGGGACTACTACGCCGAGCTCATGACCCTCGCCGAGTACGACCGGATGCTCAGCCTCGCAGGGGGAAACCTGGAGCATCTCCGGGTGGTGCAGGACGGCAAGGAGACACCGGTGTCGGAGCTGGGCTCCGGCAGCTCGGAAACCGCTCTGGAGTCCGTGTACGCCCGGTACCGCGACGGTGCCACCATCGTCATGAACTCCATTCAGGCCCGGTTCGCGTCGATGAACCGTCTGACGCGCTCGCTCGGCTCCGAGATCGGCGCCCGGATCCAGGTGAACTCCTATCTGACGCCGGCCACCTCGCGTGGTTTCGCGCCGCACTACGACACCCACGACGTCTTCATCGTCCAGGTGTACGGGAGCAAGCGGTGGCAGCTCTTCGAGTCCCCGCTGGCGCTGCCGCTGCGCTCCCAGCCGTTCGACCGATCCCAGGCCGAGCCGGCACTGGCCCAGGAGTTCGAGCTGCGGGCCGGGGACGTGCTGTACCTGCCGCGCGGGACGGTGCACGCCGGTACCGCCACCGGCGAGGCCTCTCTGCACCTGACCGTCGGAGTGCACCCGATCCTCTGGGCGAACGTGCTGGCCGAGGCCATGCAGCAGCTGGTCGAGACGGACGTCAGGTACCGGGCCGGCCTGCCGATGGGCTTCACGAACAGCGCGGAGATCCAGCGCCGGCTGCGGGAGACCGTGGCGGAGCTGGCCGCCGAGCTGCCGTCGAAGCTGGCACTGGACGACGCCGTGGCGAGGACCATCACCCGGGGGGTCGCGATCAACGCGCCGGTCCTGCAGGGGCACCTGCTGGACCTGGAGCGCGTGGACGAGGTGTCGCTGGAGACCAAGCTGCGGCGCCGCCCGGACCTGCAGTGGCGCCTCACGGTGGACGAGGAGACGGTTCACCTGTCCTTCCACGGCAAGACCGTGCGGCTGCCCGCCCATGTGGCCGACGAGGTCAGGTACGCCGCCCACGAGAGTGGCGCTCCGCTGACCGCTGCGGCCATTCCTGGCGAGCTGGACGAGCCCGGCCGCCTGGTGCTGGTCCGGAAGCTGCTCAGCGAGGGCTTCCTGACCTTCGCCTGA
- a CDS encoding M16 family metallopeptidase, protein MAQAFGWQIAEHRLDNGLRVTVSRDARGPVAAVNLWYDVGSRDDPADGHGFAHLLEHLMFEGSAQVGRGQHSAMLAAVGGAEVNATTSMDRTNYFQTVPTSALDLALWLEADRMGGLALSPEVFDNQRAVVRNERAQQYESQPYGLWLEFGLPLVFPGDHPYRRPSMGSPDQLDRAGLAALDAFRRTHYSPGNAVLTVVGDVEPEAVFDAADRYFSGIPAAEREVERELPGHVPVESRPLPGRSVRMVVDRKASAERVFVMHRIPPAHTADHDALTVLAAVLGRGRGSRFHRELMANQELARAEEKTAFAWELARGSSLFATGMTVHRGVPVAELLAAQEVLLDELAATAVRDEELERAKAVLAAGWLRSLTPFGARADLLARYAVQLGEAAAIRERQARIAAVSAADLQRVAVRHLRPENRVVLILRPDPGA, encoded by the coding sequence ATGGCACAGGCCTTCGGATGGCAGATCGCCGAGCACCGGCTCGACAACGGATTGCGGGTCACCGTCAGTCGGGACGCCCGAGGGCCGGTGGCCGCCGTCAACCTCTGGTACGACGTCGGATCGCGCGACGACCCGGCCGACGGGCACGGCTTCGCCCACCTCCTGGAGCACCTGATGTTCGAGGGGTCGGCGCAGGTCGGCCGTGGTCAGCACAGCGCCATGCTTGCGGCCGTCGGCGGCGCGGAGGTCAACGCGACGACCAGCATGGACCGGACCAACTACTTCCAGACCGTGCCGACGAGCGCGTTGGACCTCGCCCTCTGGCTGGAGGCGGACCGGATGGGCGGCCTGGCGCTCTCCCCGGAGGTGTTCGACAACCAGCGTGCCGTGGTCAGGAACGAGCGGGCTCAGCAGTACGAGAGTCAACCGTACGGGCTGTGGTTGGAGTTCGGGCTGCCACTGGTGTTCCCGGGCGACCACCCGTACCGGCGGCCGTCGATGGGATCGCCGGACCAGCTGGACCGGGCCGGCCTGGCCGCGCTCGACGCCTTCCGGCGGACCCACTACTCGCCCGGAAACGCCGTGCTGACCGTGGTCGGCGATGTCGAGCCGGAGGCGGTGTTCGACGCGGCGGACAGGTACTTCTCCGGCATCCCGGCGGCTGAGCGGGAGGTCGAGCGGGAACTGCCAGGGCATGTTCCGGTCGAGAGCCGGCCGCTGCCGGGCCGGTCGGTGCGGATGGTGGTCGACCGGAAGGCGTCGGCTGAGCGCGTCTTCGTCATGCACCGGATCCCGCCGGCCCACACTGCCGACCACGACGCGCTGACCGTGCTGGCCGCAGTGCTCGGCCGCGGGCGCGGTTCCCGGTTCCACCGGGAACTGATGGCGAACCAGGAACTCGCACGCGCCGAGGAGAAGACCGCGTTCGCGTGGGAGCTGGCGCGCGGATCGTCGCTCTTCGCCACCGGGATGACGGTGCATCGGGGAGTTCCAGTCGCAGAGTTGTTGGCGGCTCAGGAGGTGCTGCTGGACGAGCTGGCCGCCACCGCGGTGCGTGACGAGGAGCTCGAGCGGGCGAAGGCGGTCCTGGCGGCCGGCTGGCTTCGGTCGCTGACTCCCTTCGGTGCCCGGGCCGACCTGCTGGCGCGGTATGCGGTCCAGCTCGGCGAGGCGGCTGCGATCCGGGAACGGCAGGCCCGGATCGCCGCGGTCTCGGCAGCGGATCTGCAGCGCGTCGCCGTCCGGCACCTGCGGCCGGAGAACCGAGTTGTCCTGATCCTCCGTCCGGACCCAGGAGCGTGA
- a CDS encoding cold-shock protein, translating into MATGTVKWFNAEKGFGFIEQDGGGPDVFAHYSNIDAQGFRELQEGQKVEFDVVQGQKGPQAERIRLV; encoded by the coding sequence ATGGCTACCGGAACCGTGAAGTGGTTCAACGCTGAGAAGGGCTTCGGCTTCATCGAGCAGGACGGCGGCGGCCCCGACGTGTTCGCCCACTACTCGAACATCGACGCGCAGGGCTTCCGTGAGCTGCAGGAAGGCCAGAAGGTCGAGTTCGACGTCGTGCAGGGCCAGAAGGGCCCGCAGGCGGAGCGCATCCGCCTTGTCTGA